The following proteins are encoded in a genomic region of Rhodoferax aquaticus:
- a CDS encoding Fic family protein: MPADSRMEPLLAKAHDLSRTATLLTGTRVPPELRALLRSMNAYYTNRIEGQHTRPHETDQALRQDFSHNAALAAKQRLAWVHPFVDGNGRVMRLHTHTWLTSMGYTGGLWSPLRGFASST; the protein is encoded by the coding sequence ATGCCAGCAGACTCCCGCATGGAGCCCCTGCTTGCCAAGGCACACGACCTTTCTCGCACCGCCACACTACTAACCGGGACCCGGGTGCCACCTGAACTGCGCGCCCTTTTGCGCAGCATGAACGCGTACTACACCAACCGTATAGAAGGCCAACACACGCGGCCACACGAGACTGACCAAGCACTACGGCAAGACTTTTCGCACAACGCCGCGCTCGCGGCAAAGCAGCGACTGGCATGGGTGCACCCGTTTGTAGACGGCAATGGACGTGTCATGCGGCTGCACACCCACACTTGGCTTACCAGTATGGGCTACACCGGTGGCCTGTGGTCGCCACTACGAGGATTTGCAAGCAGCACCTAG
- a CDS encoding DUF3304 domain-containing protein, with product MSTTSNTPPAPAQSCAAGNKALASDGHHAWADDTLQIHPAVTHCEHCVAAHELDLEAKSASCAHGMWARSYQNRSKSTLHSLHTRCTRSLKRMAHGVRKALAPMAAVLALAALTGCAEPTSSAGVTGYNHTSNRSIYTFSVNGSMGMMLLPESGGGGTTCCTTIPSQWRPGIKVKVRWVYQGGTELPPAPPPQEAEVELPRYKQNDIDRLAVHFFPDHKVKVLVTPLGIRHPDYPADLRWDAPTPPDAVQATPSPAVQPATQPSAQP from the coding sequence ATGAGCACCACCTCCAACACACCACCCGCACCCGCCCAAAGCTGCGCGGCAGGCAACAAAGCGCTCGCATCCGACGGCCACCACGCCTGGGCGGATGACACGCTGCAAATCCACCCCGCAGTGACCCACTGCGAACACTGTGTGGCCGCCCACGAGCTTGACCTAGAAGCCAAATCAGCCTCTTGCGCTCATGGAATGTGGGCTAGAAGCTATCAAAACCGTAGTAAATCCACCCTACACAGTTTGCACACGCGATGCACCCGCAGTCTCAAGCGCATGGCCCACGGCGTGCGCAAGGCTTTGGCGCCCATGGCCGCAGTCTTGGCCCTGGCCGCCCTGACCGGTTGCGCGGAGCCAACCTCTAGCGCGGGGGTCACAGGCTACAACCACACCAGCAACCGCTCCATCTACACCTTCAGTGTCAATGGCAGCATGGGAATGATGCTGCTTCCCGAAAGCGGCGGCGGTGGAACCACCTGCTGCACCACCATCCCCAGCCAGTGGCGCCCCGGCATCAAGGTCAAGGTGCGCTGGGTGTACCAAGGGGGCACCGAGTTGCCGCCCGCACCGCCGCCCCAAGAAGCCGAAGTCGAACTCCCCCGGTACAAGCAAAACGACATCGACCGCTTGGCAGTGCACTTCTTCCCCGACCACAAAGTCAAAGTGCTGGTCACGCCCTTGGGGATTCGCCACCCTGACTACCCCGCCGATTTGCGCTGGGATGCCCCCACGCCGCCCGATGCCGTGCAGGCCACTCCCTCGCCTGCTGTTCAACCCGCCACTCAGCCCTCCGCCCAACCATGA
- a CDS encoding T6SS phospholipase effector Tle1-like catalytic domain-containing protein has translation MSTTSNTPPAPAQSCPAGSVPTPTLTPAERMRAVQQYAKLASPVLSCSGNVYVGMFFDGTGNNEKLDYDNGNVPLEQQKPSNVVRLFYAYKDGMKGAQATDGLYKFYAPGVGTPFEDIGDVGSIGGGALGAGGEQRILWGLLQVFNAVNDYAITRTLIPASASPSRTLMLQGMMPPERQRHFALLQQQLKANLKVSTKPGLDRIVVDVFGFSRGAAQARAWVNWLYGLCEQQGSDARTATYLFAGVPLQVRFMGLFDTVASVGVGGTVAGNKALESDGHYAWADDNLQIHPAVKHCEHYVAAHEVRASFPCDSVRVDAAYPPNVRESVYPGSHSDVGGGGYTRSAQGKRDGLARIPGMAMYNAALSWGVPLYRLNVLKAKGQGYYDNLIPSAEAVAAHQAYLQAVGVAPGSVEQQHRAHWAWYLRYRIACREAYGHRSFVRAATEAERKLMLQTQNDLAEALSRAGAAARAVVARDAPRMGAIRVPNAAEAVLLRMEKAERIINPPAAVQVTLEWARLRLRLQKDGGVLLRNADHPELDVAELLHALVDGDASASAGHVPTVPPAVVAFFDTYVHDALAGFIGDAFNEYSANGYGLFKFRRMFFGNRADAYAKALAQADNAQRLAGRKATTDATPTYTTSMSTSP, from the coding sequence ATGAGCACCACCTCCAACACACCACCCGCACCCGCCCAAAGCTGCCCGGCAGGCAGCGTGCCCACGCCCACCCTCACACCTGCCGAGCGCATGCGCGCCGTGCAGCAGTATGCCAAGCTGGCATCCCCGGTGCTGAGCTGCAGCGGCAATGTGTATGTCGGCATGTTCTTTGACGGCACCGGCAACAACGAGAAGCTGGACTACGACAACGGCAATGTGCCCCTAGAGCAGCAAAAGCCCAGCAACGTGGTGCGCTTGTTCTACGCCTACAAAGACGGGATGAAGGGTGCCCAAGCCACCGACGGGCTATACAAGTTTTACGCCCCCGGAGTAGGCACGCCGTTTGAGGACATTGGTGATGTAGGCAGTATAGGGGGCGGTGCTCTGGGGGCAGGGGGTGAACAACGCATTCTGTGGGGTTTGTTGCAAGTGTTCAATGCGGTGAATGACTATGCCATCACGCGGACGCTGATTCCTGCCAGCGCAAGCCCGTCAAGAACCCTAATGCTCCAGGGCATGATGCCCCCTGAGCGGCAACGCCACTTTGCCTTGCTGCAGCAGCAGCTCAAAGCCAACCTGAAGGTCTCCACCAAGCCCGGGCTAGACCGCATCGTGGTGGACGTATTCGGCTTCTCGCGCGGGGCCGCCCAAGCCCGCGCCTGGGTGAACTGGCTTTACGGCCTGTGCGAGCAGCAGGGCAGTGATGCGCGTACCGCGACTTACCTGTTTGCCGGTGTTCCGCTGCAAGTGCGCTTTATGGGCTTGTTTGACACCGTGGCCTCGGTGGGCGTGGGTGGCACGGTGGCGGGTAACAAAGCGCTCGAATCCGACGGCCACTACGCCTGGGCGGACGACAACCTGCAAATCCACCCCGCCGTCAAACACTGCGAACACTATGTGGCGGCCCACGAGGTGCGCGCCAGCTTCCCCTGCGACAGCGTGCGGGTGGACGCAGCCTACCCCCCCAACGTGCGCGAAAGTGTGTACCCCGGCTCGCACTCGGATGTGGGGGGCGGTGGCTACACCCGCAGCGCCCAGGGCAAGCGCGATGGGCTGGCCCGCATACCCGGCATGGCCATGTACAACGCGGCGCTGAGTTGGGGGGTGCCGCTGTATCGCCTGAATGTGTTGAAAGCGAAAGGCCAGGGCTATTACGACAACCTCATCCCCAGCGCAGAGGCTGTGGCCGCGCACCAGGCCTATCTGCAGGCGGTGGGGGTGGCGCCGGGCTCGGTGGAGCAGCAGCACCGCGCCCACTGGGCTTGGTACCTGCGCTACCGCATCGCCTGCCGCGAGGCCTACGGCCATCGCAGCTTTGTGCGCGCCGCCACCGAGGCCGAGCGCAAGCTGATGCTACAGACGCAGAACGATCTGGCAGAGGCGCTGTCCCGCGCGGGCGCTGCGGCGCGTGCGGTGGTGGCCCGCGATGCGCCGCGCATGGGTGCCATCCGCGTGCCCAACGCAGCCGAAGCCGTGCTGCTGCGCATGGAAAAGGCCGAACGCATCATCAACCCGCCTGCCGCTGTACAAGTGACCCTGGAATGGGCACGGCTGCGCCTGCGCTTGCAAAAAGACGGCGGCGTGCTGCTGCGCAATGCAGACCACCCCGAGCTGGATGTGGCCGAGCTGCTGCATGCGCTGGTCGATGGCGATGCCAGCGCCAGCGCGGGCCATGTCCCGACGGTGCCCCCGGCGGTGGTTGCGTTTTTTGATACCTATGTGCACGACGCGCTGGCGGGCTTTATAGGAGATGCGTTCAACGAGTACAGCGCAAACGGCTACGGCCTGTTCAAGTTCCGGCGCATGTTTTTTGGCAACCGGGCGGATGCCTATGCCAAAGCCCTCGCCCAGGCCGACAACGCACAGCGCCTGGCAGGGCGCAAGGCCACCACCGACGCCACCCCGACCTACACAACTTCTATGAGTACATCCCCATGA
- the yjjJ gene encoding type II toxin-antitoxin system HipA family toxin YjjJ, with product MPKPADLTQAILQALMRQGSVLTSAELQAQLGVSQPTVSRAMAPLIQSGQVLKVGAARKQRYVLPRTVRDVGRSIAVMRIDAQGQASPFAKLVPLAGGAVWVDEEDGLSKRFDGLPWFLDDMRPQGFMGRTFAHSHPDLQLGNDPRYWSDDDVLRALALYGDDLPGNLVVGEPAFARFHTLADRASRAASSEDYPALADAAMQGTLGGSSAGGEQPKFCAITAGRPVLVKFSPAGGAPADQRTRDLLVCEHLALQTLANAGVSAATTQICTGAGRVFLEAERFDRTAQGPGHGGGPVGRVGMVSLMVYDAEYVGAMDNWAATADRMQERQLLRPDDARTLRLLEAYGVLIANTDRHYGNISLLLQDDDWVLSPAYDMLPMLYAPVGGELVPRNFAERPLQPTAATLPEWPRAIALARTFWAAAANDARISAGFRQICAENLAHLG from the coding sequence ATGCCCAAGCCTGCGGACCTCACCCAAGCCATTCTTCAGGCCTTGATGCGCCAAGGCAGCGTGCTGACCAGCGCTGAGCTGCAAGCCCAGCTTGGCGTGAGCCAGCCCACGGTGTCGCGGGCCATGGCGCCGCTGATTCAGTCGGGCCAGGTGCTCAAAGTAGGCGCTGCGCGTAAGCAGCGGTATGTGTTGCCACGCACGGTGCGCGACGTGGGGCGCAGCATTGCGGTGATGCGCATCGACGCACAAGGCCAAGCCAGCCCTTTTGCCAAGCTCGTGCCATTGGCAGGCGGCGCGGTGTGGGTGGACGAAGAAGACGGACTGAGCAAGCGTTTTGATGGCCTACCCTGGTTTCTGGACGATATGCGCCCCCAAGGTTTTATGGGCCGCACCTTTGCGCACAGCCACCCCGATTTACAGCTGGGCAATGACCCGCGCTACTGGAGTGATGACGACGTGCTGCGCGCCTTGGCCCTGTATGGGGATGACCTGCCGGGCAACCTGGTGGTGGGCGAGCCTGCCTTTGCGCGCTTCCACACCCTGGCCGACCGCGCCAGCCGCGCCGCCTCCAGTGAGGACTACCCTGCCTTGGCCGACGCGGCCATGCAAGGCACCTTGGGTGGCTCATCTGCCGGGGGCGAGCAGCCCAAGTTTTGCGCCATCACCGCCGGACGCCCGGTGCTGGTGAAGTTCTCACCCGCGGGCGGCGCACCTGCCGACCAGCGCACGCGCGACCTGTTGGTGTGTGAACACCTGGCCTTGCAAACGCTGGCCAACGCCGGGGTGTCGGCAGCCACAACGCAGATATGCACCGGCGCGGGTCGCGTGTTTCTTGAGGCCGAGCGCTTTGACCGCACCGCCCAAGGCCCCGGCCATGGAGGCGGCCCGGTTGGCCGCGTCGGCATGGTGTCGCTGATGGTGTACGACGCTGAATACGTGGGCGCCATGGACAACTGGGCCGCCACTGCCGACCGCATGCAAGAGCGCCAGTTGCTGCGCCCCGACGACGCCCGCACCCTGCGCCTGCTGGAAGCCTATGGCGTGCTCATCGCCAACACCGACCGCCACTACGGCAACATCTCTCTGCTGCTGCAAGACGACGACTGGGTGCTGTCCCCCGCCTACGACATGCTGCCTATGCTCTACGCCCCCGTAGGCGGCGAGTTGGTACCGCGCAACTTTGCCGAGCGCCCCCTACAACCCACGGCCGCCACACTGCCCGAATGGCCCCGCGCCATAGCACTAGCGCGCACGTTCTGGGCCGCGGCGGCAAACGATGCGCGCATCTCGGCCGGGTTCAGGCAAATATGTGCGGAGAACTTGGCGCACTTGGGCTAG
- a CDS encoding DUF3304 domain-containing protein — MQRNTQRAFTCATLALAALIGCAEPTSSAGVTGYNHTSNRSIYTFSVNGSMGMPLGPEEGGGGTVCCTSIPSQWRPGIKVKVRWEYQNFRDIPAPQPEVREAEVELPRYKQNDIDRLAVHFFSDHKVKVLVTPLGIRHPDYPADLRWDAPTPPDAVQAIPSPAVQPATQPSAQP; from the coding sequence ATGCAACGAAATACTCAGCGTGCATTCACTTGCGCAACCTTGGCCCTGGCCGCACTGATCGGTTGCGCGGAGCCAACCTCCAGCGCGGGGGTCACAGGCTACAACCACACCAGCAACCGCTCCATCTACACCTTCAGTGTCAATGGCAGCATGGGTATGCCTTTGGGTCCTGAAGAGGGCGGCGGTGGAACCGTCTGCTGCACCAGCATCCCCAGCCAGTGGCGTCCCGGCATCAAGGTCAAGGTGCGTTGGGAATACCAAAACTTCCGCGACATTCCCGCTCCTCAACCCGAGGTGCGCGAAGCCGAAGTCGAGCTCCCCCGGTACAAGCAAAACGACATCGACCGCTTGGCAGTGCACTTCTTCTCCGACCACAAAGTCAAAGTGCTTGTCACGCCCTTGGGGATTCGCCACCCTGACTACCCCGCCGATTTGCGCTGGGATGCACCCACGCCGCCGGATGCCGTACAGGCCATTCCCTCGCCTGCTGTTCAACCCGCCACTCAGCCCTCCGCCCAACCATGA
- a CDS encoding transglutaminase-like domain-containing protein, which translates to MEPQLHESGLLKPLTQPTALLDYQHASIQLLIDTRTWRGLPVFERIGAAYAFVRDEVAFGYNAADDLRASQVLADGMGQCNTKGTLLMALLRALGVPCRFHGFTIHKRLQRGAITGVAYWLAPPSIIHSWVEVWFDGRWVNLEGFILDRAYLRALQLKFAGHSGPFCGFGAATPNLQKPGVDWCGTDTYIQKDGINHDYGVFPAPDDFYAAHGTNLSGIKRWLYQHAVRHWMNRNVADIRAA; encoded by the coding sequence ATGGAGCCGCAATTACACGAATCGGGGTTGCTCAAACCCCTGACCCAGCCCACCGCGCTGCTGGACTACCAACACGCCAGCATTCAACTGCTGATTGACACGCGCACATGGCGAGGCCTGCCGGTGTTTGAGCGCATTGGGGCGGCCTATGCGTTTGTGCGGGACGAGGTAGCGTTTGGCTACAACGCGGCTGACGACTTACGGGCCTCGCAGGTGCTGGCCGATGGCATGGGCCAGTGCAACACCAAAGGCACGCTCTTGATGGCGCTGCTGCGCGCACTGGGCGTGCCCTGCCGCTTTCATGGCTTCACCATCCACAAGCGTTTGCAGCGCGGCGCCATTACCGGCGTGGCCTACTGGCTAGCGCCGCCCAGCATCATCCACAGCTGGGTGGAGGTGTGGTTTGACGGGCGCTGGGTCAACCTAGAGGGCTTTATCTTGGACCGCGCTTACCTGCGCGCGCTGCAACTCAAGTTTGCCGGGCACAGCGGCCCGTTTTGCGGCTTTGGCGCTGCCACCCCCAACCTGCAAAAGCCCGGCGTGGACTGGTGCGGCACCGACACCTACATCCAAAAAGACGGCATCAACCACGACTACGGAGTCTTCCCCGCGCCCGACGACTTCTATGCCGCCCACGGCACCAATCTGTCGGGCATCAAGCGCTGGCTGTACCAGCACGCCGTACGCCACTGGATGAACCGCAACGTGGCGGACATTCGGGCGGCGTAG